The Lonchura striata isolate bLonStr1 chromosome 5, bLonStr1.mat, whole genome shotgun sequence genome window below encodes:
- the CNOT2 gene encoding CCR4-NOT transcription complex subunit 2 isoform X1 has product MFGASRKKFVEGVDGDYHDENMYYSQSSMFPHRSEKDMLASPSTSGQLSQFGASLYGQQSALGLPMRGMSNNTPQLNRSLSQGTQLPSHVTPTTGVPTMSLHTPPSPSRGILPMNPRNMMNHSQVGQGIGIPSRTNSMSSSGLGSPNRSSPSIICMPKQQPSRQPFTVNSMSGFGMNRNQAFGMNNSLSSNIFNGTDGSENVTGLDLSDFPALADRNRREGSGNPTPLINPLAGRAPYVGMVTKPASEQSQDFSIHNEDFPALPGSSYKDPTSSNDDNKSNLSTSGKTSSSTDGPKFPGDKSSTTQNNNQQKKGIQVLPDGRVTNIPQGMVTDQFGMIGLLTFIRAAETDPGMVHLALGSDLTTLGLNLNSPENLYPKFASPWASSPCRPQDIGKREITIKFNLTICKLYKFTCLNSCINSDSFLDFHVPSEYLTNIHIRDKLAAIKLGRYGEDLLFYLYYMNGGDVLQLLAAVELFNRDWRYHKEERVWITRAPGMEPTMKTNTYERGTYYFFDCLNWRKVAKEFHLEYDKLEERPHLPSTFNYNPAQQAF; this is encoded by the exons ATGCTGGCATCACCATCAACATCAGGTCAGCTGTCTCAGTTTGGGGCAAGTTTATACGGGCAACAAA GTGCACTAGGCCTTCCAATGAGGGGAATGAGCAACAATACCCCTCAGTTAAATCGCAGCTTATCACAAGGCACTCAGTTACCGAGCCACGTAACGCCAACAACAGGGGTACCAACAATGTCACTTCACACGCCTCCATCTCCGAGCAG gggGATATTGCCTATGAATCCTAGGAATATGATGAACCACTCCCAGGTTGGTCAGGGCATTGGAATTCCCAGCAGGACAAACAGCATGAGCAGTTCAGGGTTAGGCAGCCCTAACAGAAGCTCTCCAAGCATAATATGTATGCCAAAGCAGCAACCCTCTCGACAACCTTTTACTGTGAACAG TATGTCTGGATTTGGGATGAACAGAAATCAGGCATTTGGAATGAATAACTCCTTATCAAGTAACATTTTTAATGGAACAG ATGGAAGTGAAAATGTGACAGGACTGGACCTCTCAGATTTTCCAGCACTAGCAGAcagaaacagaagggaaggaagTGGCAATCCAACTCCATTAATAAACCCTTTAGCTGGAAGGGCACCCTATG TTGGAATGGTAACAAAACCAGCAAGTGAGCAGTCCCAGGACTTTTCAATACACAATGAAGATTTTCCAGCATTACCAGGCTCCAGCTACAAAGATCCAACATCTAGTAATGATGACAATAAATCT AATTTGAGTACATCAGGCAAAACATCATCCAGCACAGATGGGCCCAAGTTTCCTGGAGATAAAAGTTCGACTACGCAAAACAACAACCAGCAGAAAAAAGGGATCCAGGTGTTACCTGATG GCCGGGTTACCAACATTCCTCAAGGGATGGTGACGGACCAGTTTGGAATGATTGGCTTGTTAACATtcatcagggcagcagagacaGATCCAGGAATGGTACATCTTGCATTAGGAAGTGATTTAACAACATTAGGTCTCAATCTCAACTCTCCTGA AAATCTTTATCCCAAATTTGCATCCCCATGGGCATCGTCACCTTGTCGACCTCAAGACATAGGTAAGAGAGAAATAACTATTAAATTCAATCTTACTATTTGCAAATTATATAAATTTACATGTCTTAATAGTTGCATCAATTCCGATTCTTTTTTAGACTTCCATGTTCCATCTGAATACTTAACTAACATTCACATTAGGGATAAG CTGGCTGCAATAAAACTTGGCCGATATGGAGAAGATCTCCTGTTTTATCTCTATTACATGAATGGAGGAGATGTATTACAGCTATTAGCAGCAGTAGAGCT ATTTAATCGGGATTGGAGATACCACAAAGAAGAACGAGTATGGATCACCAGGGCACCCGGCATGGAGCCAACAATGAAAACCAATACGTACGAGAGGGGAACATATTACTTCTTTGACTGTCTTAACTGGAGGAAAGTAGCTAAG gaGTTCCACCTGGAATATGACAAATTAGAAGAAAGGCCTCATCTGCCATCAACCTTCAACTACAACCCTGCTCAGCAAGCCTTCTAA
- the CNOT2 gene encoding CCR4-NOT transcription complex subunit 2 isoform X2 — protein MFGASRKKFVEGVDGDYHDENMYYSQSSMFPHRSEKDMLASPSTSGQLSQFGASLYGQQSALGLPMRGMSNNTPQLNRSLSQGTQLPSHVTPTTGVPTMSLHTPPSPSRGILPMNPRNMMNHSQVGQGIGIPSRTNSMSSSGLGSPNRSSPSIICMPKQQPSRQPFTVNSMSGFGMNRNQAFGMNNSLSSNIFNGTDGSENVTGLDLSDFPALADRNRREGSGNPTPLINPLAGRAPYVGMVTKPASEQSQDFSIHNEDFPALPGSSYKDPTSSNDDNKSNLSTSGKTSSSTDGPKFPGDKSSTTQNNNQQKKGIQVLPDGRVTNIPQGMVTDQFGMIGLLTFIRAAETDPGMVHLALGSDLTTLGLNLNSPENLYPKFASPWASSPCRPQDIDFHVPSEYLTNIHIRDKLAAIKLGRYGEDLLFYLYYMNGGDVLQLLAAVELFNRDWRYHKEERVWITRAPGMEPTMKTNTYERGTYYFFDCLNWRKVAKEFHLEYDKLEERPHLPSTFNYNPAQQAF, from the exons ATGCTGGCATCACCATCAACATCAGGTCAGCTGTCTCAGTTTGGGGCAAGTTTATACGGGCAACAAA GTGCACTAGGCCTTCCAATGAGGGGAATGAGCAACAATACCCCTCAGTTAAATCGCAGCTTATCACAAGGCACTCAGTTACCGAGCCACGTAACGCCAACAACAGGGGTACCAACAATGTCACTTCACACGCCTCCATCTCCGAGCAG gggGATATTGCCTATGAATCCTAGGAATATGATGAACCACTCCCAGGTTGGTCAGGGCATTGGAATTCCCAGCAGGACAAACAGCATGAGCAGTTCAGGGTTAGGCAGCCCTAACAGAAGCTCTCCAAGCATAATATGTATGCCAAAGCAGCAACCCTCTCGACAACCTTTTACTGTGAACAG TATGTCTGGATTTGGGATGAACAGAAATCAGGCATTTGGAATGAATAACTCCTTATCAAGTAACATTTTTAATGGAACAG ATGGAAGTGAAAATGTGACAGGACTGGACCTCTCAGATTTTCCAGCACTAGCAGAcagaaacagaagggaaggaagTGGCAATCCAACTCCATTAATAAACCCTTTAGCTGGAAGGGCACCCTATG TTGGAATGGTAACAAAACCAGCAAGTGAGCAGTCCCAGGACTTTTCAATACACAATGAAGATTTTCCAGCATTACCAGGCTCCAGCTACAAAGATCCAACATCTAGTAATGATGACAATAAATCT AATTTGAGTACATCAGGCAAAACATCATCCAGCACAGATGGGCCCAAGTTTCCTGGAGATAAAAGTTCGACTACGCAAAACAACAACCAGCAGAAAAAAGGGATCCAGGTGTTACCTGATG GCCGGGTTACCAACATTCCTCAAGGGATGGTGACGGACCAGTTTGGAATGATTGGCTTGTTAACATtcatcagggcagcagagacaGATCCAGGAATGGTACATCTTGCATTAGGAAGTGATTTAACAACATTAGGTCTCAATCTCAACTCTCCTGA AAATCTTTATCCCAAATTTGCATCCCCATGGGCATCGTCACCTTGTCGACCTCAAGACATAG ACTTCCATGTTCCATCTGAATACTTAACTAACATTCACATTAGGGATAAG CTGGCTGCAATAAAACTTGGCCGATATGGAGAAGATCTCCTGTTTTATCTCTATTACATGAATGGAGGAGATGTATTACAGCTATTAGCAGCAGTAGAGCT ATTTAATCGGGATTGGAGATACCACAAAGAAGAACGAGTATGGATCACCAGGGCACCCGGCATGGAGCCAACAATGAAAACCAATACGTACGAGAGGGGAACATATTACTTCTTTGACTGTCTTAACTGGAGGAAAGTAGCTAAG gaGTTCCACCTGGAATATGACAAATTAGAAGAAAGGCCTCATCTGCCATCAACCTTCAACTACAACCCTGCTCAGCAAGCCTTCTAA